In Paenibacillus hexagrammi, the following are encoded in one genomic region:
- a CDS encoding carbohydrate ABC transporter permease — MPFLSRWESPIAGYLFLSPWLLGFVLLTLGPILMSLYYSFTDYSLLDAPHWVGTKNYSYILTEDDTFRDSLKVTLLFVLFSVPVKLITALLVAMLLNKNIKGISFYRTMIYFPSLIGTSIAVSILWKNIFSQDGFINQALALVGIEGKAWIANPSTSLGTLVLLVAWQFGSAMIIFLAGLKQIPRDLYEASSVDGASKVRQFFTITLPMLSPILLFNFVQSTINSFQMFTQAFIITNGGPVNSTYVYVMYLYERAFSKFQMGYASSLAWILLVIIAVVTAVIFATSKYWVYYETQGGKGK, encoded by the coding sequence ATCCCGTTTCTTAGCAGATGGGAATCCCCGATAGCGGGCTATTTGTTCCTATCACCCTGGCTGTTAGGCTTCGTCCTATTAACATTAGGGCCGATCCTCATGTCTCTGTATTATTCGTTTACCGATTATTCGCTGCTGGATGCCCCGCACTGGGTTGGAACGAAGAATTACAGCTATATACTGACTGAGGATGATACATTTCGTGATTCGCTTAAGGTGACCTTGCTGTTTGTTTTGTTTTCGGTGCCGGTAAAGCTTATCACAGCACTGCTGGTAGCCATGCTGCTCAATAAGAACATTAAAGGGATTTCATTCTATCGCACGATGATCTACTTTCCGTCTTTGATCGGAACGAGTATTGCCGTATCGATCCTGTGGAAGAACATTTTCAGCCAGGACGGCTTCATTAATCAAGCGTTAGCTTTGGTAGGGATTGAAGGTAAAGCGTGGATCGCCAATCCTAGCACCTCCTTGGGCACGCTTGTCCTGCTGGTTGCTTGGCAGTTCGGTTCTGCCATGATTATTTTTCTAGCGGGACTTAAGCAAATCCCTAGGGATCTGTACGAAGCGTCTTCTGTAGACGGGGCCTCGAAGGTAAGACAATTCTTTACGATCACTCTTCCGATGCTGTCTCCGATTTTATTGTTTAACTTTGTACAGTCGACGATCAACTCATTTCAAATGTTTACACAAGCCTTCATAATTACGAATGGCGGTCCGGTGAATTCCACGTATGTGTATGTGATGTACTTGTATGAAAGAGCATTCTCCAAGTTTCAAATGGGCTACGCATCCTCGCTGGCCTGGATTCTGTTGGTGATCATCGCAGTAGTAACCGCCGTTATTTTTGCAACTTCCAAATACTGGGTA